One window from the genome of Cryptomeria japonica chromosome 6, Sugi_1.0, whole genome shotgun sequence encodes:
- the LOC131044188 gene encoding vegetative cell wall protein gp1 produces the protein MDDLVHPRRRRRNELQKVEKEGKLPGIILKGLFLALAVALMPVLHKQSPQLMAGYANHSTIARSWELINLVVIGLAISYGFISRRHNPTENNANDRAVAAQGAQNYVQKIFDFAEVFDNFCLPAEKVEAWSSRWQPQEPLVVIGTDDKEKPLLLPIRSLKSSLSNPEVFDFLEDPDFPSSKPDPTAAAVEESGKPPEVRNGTILSVESGNFDEELSNVIANEEEPAVFPSPIPWASRLDVLNNKEARPLVPAVVNLASDDGKIDPPAIPSPIPWRSRPDRDHDGKQKIGTENGDVSESKPPLPPPPQRPPPPRPETPKKSIERGVSPSPSPSSSPPRPRSLVFANGGSQKNMQASSGIPLQKFPSPRPSPSPPHPRSVELTNDNSQKNLQASPGIPLQKLASPRPSPSPPHPVFLENGSSQKNPNPKLQNSNEAAQAEGNNSAKDPTASAAPSFPTVAENGSSEKHHINGYLSIPKSPQHTAVPPVSQEFPHPEERLENSPAYTSNSRSKSGDDRSYLRGKDRECSSSRSNSRSKFRETSSDSSKNGRDCAEAARASRMLPSPRPPLPTPQASSYPDESTSISAPLPPPPPYSDDELSYENTTSSSEVLYQMEDSVSESEEEVDKKADQFIAKFHEQIRLQRVESMRRSQERHERKGDQ, from the coding sequence ATGGATGATCTTGTGCATCCGAGAAGGCGCAGGAGAAATGAGTTGCAGAAGGTGGAGAAGGAGGGCAAGCTGCCGGGTATTATTTTGAAAGGCCTGTTCTTGGCCCTGGCTGTAGCCCTGATGCCCGTGCTTCACAAGCAGAGCCCACAGTTGATGGCGGGGTACGCGAACCATTCCACAATAGCGCGGAGCTGGGAGCTGATCAATCTGGTCGTCATCGGACTGGCCATTTCTTACGGCTTTATCTCTCGACGCCATAACCCTACTGAGAATAATGCCAACGACAGAGCTGTTGCAGCGCAGGGAGCGCAGAATTACGTTCAGAAGATTTTCGATTTCGCGGAGGTATTTGACAATTTCTGCCTTCCCGCTGAGAAGGTGGAGGCCTGGAGCTCCAGATGGCAGCCTCAAGAGCCGCTCGTCGTCATTGGGACCGACGACAAGGAGAAACCCCTCCTCCTTCCGATCAGAAGCCTCAAATCCAGTCTGTCCAATCCGGAGGTGTTTGATTTTCTCGAGGATCCTGACTTCCCGAGTTCGAAACCTGATCCCACGGCAGCAGCTGTCGAGGAGAGTGGGAAACCGCCAGAGGTAAGAAACGGTACCATTCTGTCTGTTGAATCTGGTAATTTTGATGAGGAACTTAGTAATGTAATTGCGAACGAGGAGGAGCCTGCGGTTTTCCCCTCACCGATTCCATGGGCTTCAAGGCTTGATGTATTAAATAACAAGGAAGCCCGTCCTCTGGTCCCAGCCGTGGTCAATTTGGCGTCAGATGACGGAAAAATTGATCCTCCTGCCATTCCTTCTCCAATCCCCTGGCGTTCACGTCCCGATCGTGATCACGACGGGAAACAAAAAATTGGCACGGAAAATGGAGATGTTTCAGAGAGTAAACCCCCATTGCCACCTCCTCCTCAGAGACCCCCGCCGCCCCGCCCTGAAACGCCGAAGAAATCTATAGAGAGGGGTGTCtcaccttcaccttcaccatcatccTCCCCTCCCCGCCCCCGTTCTTTGGTTTTTGCAAATGGCGGTTCTCAGAAAAACATGCAGGCCTCATCTGGGATTCCTCTCCAGAAATTTCCATCTCCAAGGCCTTCTCCTTCACCTCCTCACCCTCGTTCTGTGGAGCTCACAAATGACAATTCTCAGAAAAACTTGCAAGCCTCACCTGGGATCCCTCTCCAGAAGTTGGCATCTCCAAGGCCTTCTCCATCACCTCCTCATCCAGTCTTCCTTGAAAACGGATCCTCTCAGAAGAACCCTAATCCCAAACTCCAGAACAGCAATGAAGCTGCACAGGCAGAAGGGAACAATTCAGCCAAGGATCCCACTGCTTCTGCTGCTCCATCGTTTCCGACAGTGGCTGAAAATGGATCATCGGAGAAGCACCATATAAATGGGTATTTATCGATCCCCAAATCTCCCCAACATACAGCTGTTCCTCCTGTTTCACAAGAGTTTCCGCATCCGGAGGAACGATTGGAAAATTCTCCAGCTTACACAAGTAACTCAAGAAGCAAAAGCGGCGATGATAGAAGTTATTTGAGGGGCAAAGACAGAGAATGTTCATCTAGTAGAAGTAATTCAAGGAGCAAATTTAGAGAGACTTCATCTGATTCGAGCAAAAATGGCAGAGACTGTGCAGAAGCTGCACGTGCAAGCAGAATGTTGCCATCTCCTCGTCCACCTCTTCCAACACCTCAAGCGTCATCGTATCCCGATGAGTCAACATCCATATCCGCTCCTCTTCCACCTCCACCACCATATTCTGATGATGAGTTAAGTTATGAAAATACAACTTCTTCATCTGAGGTGTTATATCAAATGGAAGATTCAGTTTCAGAGTCAGAGGAGGAAGTTGATAAAAAGGCTGATCAATTCATTGCTAAATTTCATGAACAAATCAGACTGCAAAGGGTCGAGTCCATGAGGCGATCGCAAGAGCGCCATGAGAGGAAAGGTGATCAATAG